In Montipora capricornis isolate CH-2021 chromosome 4, ASM3666992v2, whole genome shotgun sequence, a single genomic region encodes these proteins:
- the LOC138046639 gene encoding uncharacterized protein: protein MKNIICLVAVFGIACLGVFSLCSCGGGSAQRQNVCNDAMMHDAIPDSYLPIGLMTEGNKFQSPHCVKHCNISVLCMGKARAPGWLKCIGKRCRKENFLYTRYTGTYSRHCPSVLCMGKARAARWLKRKAKRCKKEPKSSEKPQRSPKVPVSKICKALETGKTVRKELVSKFCKILEGNTATRKKWISFMRNMMKDTLIRSPDKGEPDIERQENAMMTSDLCENFVAAACLNESMPFDNQTSEFDLNVTRIFREEMFGFEFNGGDWITISVDATNETNGELFKLLLETNGASFNYNANMEHYESYVMASGG, encoded by the exons ATGAAAAATATAATATGTTTAGTGGCGGTTTTTGGAATTGCTTGTCTgggagtattttcgc TATGCTCTTGTGGTGGAGGCAGCGCTCAACGACAAAATGTCTGCAATGATGCAATGATGCATGATGCAATTCCTGACAGTTATCTACCAATAGGGTTAATGACAGAGGGAAATAAATTCCAATCCCCTCACTGTGTTAAACACTGCAATATATCTGTTCTGTGTATGGGTAAGGCCAGAGCACCAGGATGGCTAAAGTGCATAGGAAAACGGTGCAGAAAAG AAAATTTCCTTTATACCCGTTATACGGGCACCTATAGTCGTCACTGTCCGTCTGTTCTGTGTATGGGTAAGGCCAGAGCAGCAAGATGGCTAAAGCGCAAAGCAAAACGGTGCAAAAAAG AACCCAAGTCATCAGAAAAACCTCAAAGAAGCCCCAAG GTACCTGTCTCGAAGATTTGCAAGGCTCTCGAAACAGGGAAAACTGTGAGAAAG gaacTTGTCTCGAAATTTTGCAAGATTCTCGAAGGAAATACAGCTACGAGAAAG aaatGGATTTCATTTATGCGTAATATGATGAAGGATACCTTAATCAGATCTCCTGATAAGGGCGAACCTGACATAGAACGACAAGAAAATGCAATGATGACTTCAGATCTTTGCGAAAATTTTGTCGCTGCTGCCTGCTTAAATGAGTCAATGCCATTCGACAATCAAACAAGTGAATTTG ATTTAAACGTGACTCGAATTTTCAGAGAGGAGATGTTTGGATTTGAATTCAATGGGGGCGATTGGATTACGATTTCAGTTGACGCTACTAATGAAACCAACGGTGAGCTCTTTAAGCTGCTTTTAGAGACAAATGGTGCATCATTTAACTATAACGCGAACATGGAACATTACGAAAGTTATGTCATGGCTTCGGGTGGTTAA